The genome window TTTGGACATTTTAATAACcaatatttgtaaaaattacaatatatctatatttactgtacatatggtgctactttctcgcactagtgcggaaattaGCACTTACCGTAGCTATGTCAAAAATtcaaaggggcatatgtactgtaaaacgttgtacgacacacgtgcgaataggaaattcgcaaagagtggtgataaattgaaattgatacatctcgctcgcactcataTGCGAgtagcgagatgcatagaaagtttTATAAGTTAGTTGCTATAATTATTgtgaaaaattattattaacattTTAGTTCGTTCATATATTGTTTACTCATATTTAATGTTGCTATACCCTCTCAGAGTTCATGTTGAGAATACACTTAGCTTTAAGCTATAAGCATCAAATGTACACAtgaaacacaataaaatatttgactttgactttataagttacacacacgctagcgaatgtcagtgtcaaactggtagccgtacagtcagcagcagaagttgctaagcgggcgaggtgttcaaaattacacgctcttattctcttaacaataaagtcgcgtcaagatcattttgcacacctggcccgcttagcaacttctgctgctgactgtacaggacggacctaaagctttggattcctccgaaaacggtgccgtcatatgacggccgtcatatagcggcagcaaaagacggccgtctttacggtggcgacatgtggaaagtaccacggcgtcataacacaccgtcatccaccaaggtcaaagcggcaaatttgaaaaatgtaggcgcgatgggataacgtcccatagaaaatttgaatttcgcgccttttcctactgacaagatttgcttgatcatctataatttacttggaggatgaaatatcatcagaagaggaaaataatcgtagtacggaatcatttattcaaatctcgtgtcatttattcaaaatggcgtcaccgctatctaataaaacgttcacgaaactatcgacaaggtcatgacggccgtcatcttacgttgacaaccaacgtaacgtaacgccgtctaggaaaccgcgccatcttgtttacatagacaacgttctagtgacgtcagtcaacgctatatagcggccgtaatatgacggcaccgttttcggaggaatccaaagcttgaGTTCCATAGGGTCCTATTTCCTCCTGCTCACCTGGTGCTTGAGCTGGTCGATCTGGTCGTGCTGGCGCGCCAGCTGCTCGTTGAGCCCGGCCACGTGCTCCGACAGAACCGACATCTGCTCCTCGTAGTTGCGGGACGTGGAATGTAGCTCTTCCTCCTGATATaacaccatttttagggttccgtacccaaagggtaaaaacgggaccctattactaagactacgctgtccgtccgtccgtccgtctgtcaccaggctgtatctcacgaaccgtgatagctagacagttgaaattttcacagatgatgtatttctgttgccgctataacaacaaatactaaaaacagaataaaataaagatttaagtggggctcccatacaacaaacgtgatttttaaccgaagttaagcaacgccgggcggggtcagtacttggatgggtgaccgttttttgcttgttttgctctattttttgttgatggtgcggaaccctccgtgcgcgagtccgactcgcacttggccggtttttataacgTCTAttctatatgaacattttatGGCGTTATTGATAAACGTCTgccaagttaatcagctgatgattatcgtttgtccctctctatgatataacgacagatagggacaaacgacgatcaactgattaagttagcagccgtttattaGTAACACCATACCGCCTAGAAATACAATATTATGGCGTACGTCGTCAAAGTAACTTTCAAGtaaagtttatatttgttaGCCCATATGATGTTGGCGTGTGTGTGATGTTTTTGGATATGAAAAATGGTATAAAAGactgtcacttttttttttaataattaactgATCGTCGATAGtaacaacagtttttttttcttaatatagttggtcaaaccaaattgttagcaaataagaacataaaaaactatacctactcatccttttcttttgggtgctagtattagtgtaagacaaagacagtatgattctctatgtATCTctagtctatgtttgaaatgagacagtcctttgacaaactataattaaacTCACCAATCTactaatagttttatgtttgtcTTCTATGGTCCGCgcgtctgtctctctgtcgcgCTCCATCTCTTCAAACCTCGTCCTCAGCATCTCACACTGTcaacaaataagtcttacaaattTTAAGAAGTAGAAGATTTTAACAAGAACTACAAGGAAAAAGTACGAAAATTAGGCTTTAAAGTCCGTTTATTTTATCAGGCATGTCCACAGGAAAGTCGCATAACTTTAactaaagagtttactactactaaacAAGTTTTTGAACCTTTTAGTAACACAAAGCTGGCAGTTCATCATGGCCGAATCATCATCGAGGGTTTTACAAACGTAATTAAATAATGATATGGAACAACTAATTTTAACACCTCGTATAAATtatcattataaaaacaaaagaatattTGTTCAtttgcgagcatcatgggcacctttggaCCAAAAACGGCACGGAGCGGtttgtgtttttaaatttttatagttcgttttttttagcattagaaataaggtaaacaatcttaatgtgtcttttaattgaaaaacacattttaaaaataagtcacggcaaatatgtaacaattatgaatctaatacgatcatttatattcttctgctttcgtaagtaatagttactgatttttaaaaagcgttttcaattaaaagacatgtcaagatcgcttaccttcttgcaagttctttctaatgctaaaaaaaacgaactatagtttaaatttttatttgtaagcattatagtagtagtaaactctttattgtacaaaaagacattaaaaataacatacaagtagtgagaagtacaaaggcgaacttatccctatgagggatctcttccagttaaccattgagtagatgagaggagaaagtaaAAAGACCCATTATATACCTTAATAACTTATAAAAACTAACCTCTTTCACATAATGTTCAGTCTTACTCCTCAACTGCTCATTCTCAACTTTCAGTTCGCTAATCTTATTCCTAAAGTATGTCTTCATCCTATCCTCTCTCGTCTGTATCTCATGTCCCAATAAGAAGGGCACTTCCACACTGCCAAGTATCCCGGTGAGCCTGCCTTCTCCGTCCACTGAGGTCTCCGAGTAAAAGTTGAAGTCTCCGGAGTCATGACCGTCCCCTCTCCGTCTCTGGGACGCTGATACATGTTTGCTAATTTCTAGTTTGAGGCTTTCATTTTCCATTTGGAGCAGCTCGTATTCCATGCGGAGTTTCTGGTTTTCCTGTTGAAATTCAGAGAGACTAAATAAATTTTTATAGAGTAAAAATAAGTATTATGCCATTAAAGGTCACCGTTAGTCATGCTTGTAGAAAAATATtgacaaactaaaaataaaacacgtcaGGTAGTTCAAAATATCGTAGCAAGTGTTGgcttttactattgaaatatggttatttctgtTTTGGAATCGAATGAAAGTAATGAAATGCAACTTTGTTCTaattgaaaatggtttaaattcCGCTGTCTTACGCGGGTGCACGCCCACGGGTACCATCGTGGGtaacacagaacaagttagaatggcgatgcgagcagggtacgtgtcgccgccggttttgagcaaacgctcgcatgctactcgcccgcgctgaccgaaaaacgaagtaaacatgccttttgcgccacaataaccttcagattaagaagccagacatcaaatctgtctaaaggaggcgtatccattcaccacgcacacaagtttttactaccgttgcgcgagtgttagtaaatgtggagaggaacgagcggcgacaccggttccgatactaactgcgcgcgataaaagataaaaaagataaaagatagtttattcaagtaggcataattacaatacgcttatgaacgtcaaataaagctaggtagaccggctccaaccctacacctctgccccgtgaagatttaaatcccccctcaattggaggagggtatcccattatgccGTTTAttatagccgttctaacctctttaatatgttctgtggtgggTAAAGTCCGTCGCGTCCGCGCTAGTTAGCCGAGCGTTGCTCATACAATTTTTCAACAGAATTTTGTCGAATTGTACACTTGTAAAGTTTTGTGGGATAGGGCACAGGCGTTCACCCGCACCGTGCATCCGCGCAAGAGTGGAGGTACTTAACCCCTCGTTTctcaggacctctcaaatccttATAATTCCGACTGATATTTGAGCCACTGCGATATGAGAGGTTAAGAGGATAGAATTGATTAGTTGGCATTCTGGTGAACAAAAGTAGGTGAAACAAGCTCACCTGTTCGGTAGCATGAGCCTTCGCGCTGATCTGTTCCACGGCGTTTAGCTCGTCTACGGAGCTTAGAGCGTCTTCGCTGCCGAtctataaaacaaaacaataatgatattgtcatttaatttatttaacaaacTTAGAAACCACTTGTATGGCCTATGGCCTATGTAATTACCAAGCTGCCTCCCTCAGACAGAAAGTCCCCATTACAGCttggggagcgttcaagtattacgtaacgcaatttttggacatttttgaccccccctccccccccccatgtaacgcgccgtaacgttacTCCCcccccctagtaaaacgttacgtaaccatccaagtgaccatttttagggttccgtagccaaatggcaaaaaacggaacccttatagattcgtcatgtctgtctgtctgtccgtctgtctgtccgtccgtatgtcacagccacttttctccgaaactataagaactataccgttgaaacttggtaagtagatgtattctgtgaaccgcattaagattttcacacaaaaatagaaaaaaaaaacaataaatttttggggttccccatacttcgaactgaaactcaaaaatttttttttcatcaaacccatacgtgtggggtatctatggataggtcttcaaaaatgatattgaggtttctaatatcatttttttctaaactaaatagtttgcgcgagagacacttccaaagtggtaaaatgtgtgtcccccccccctgtaacttctaaaataagagaatgataaaactaaaaaaaatatatgatgtacattaccatgtaaacttccaccgaaaattggtttgaacgagatctagtaagtagttttttttatacgttataaatcgcctaaatacggaacccttcatgggcgagtccgactcgcacttggccgctttttttacctaaagaccacaattatgtggcgtaaagtacctgccggcctagccaaggtgacaatcgctatcgcttcgacaacgaaacgctttgtgtctctctatcactcttcgatattagtgcgacagtcacagttgcgtttcgatcgctacggagcgacagcgattgtcaccttggctaggccggctgaaggGTTAAAatcaatgttacgtaacgcgtagttcaaaccccccctcccgcccctgtaacgcatcgtaatGTTTTACaagaacccccccccccccctcaaatgcgttacgtaatacttgaacgctcccttggCTGGCTGGGCTGCCTGTTCGGCTTGCCGCTCACTCTCTGAGCCTCTTCTAAAGCAAACTGAAGCTCCTGGTTCCTATCACAACTTGGCTACACACCTGTActcaaaccatagagaaaatatGTAATTACCAAGCTGCCTCCCTCCGACAGAAAGTCCCCGTTACAGCATGTACACGTTACAGTCCTCTCTGAGCCTCTTCTAAAGCAAACTGAAGCTCCTAGTTCCTATCACAACTTGGCTACACGCCTGTActcaaaccatagagaaaatatGTAATTACCAAGCTGCCTCCCTCCGACAGAAAGTCCCCGTTACAGCATGGCTGGCTGGGCTGCCTGTTCGGCGTGCCGCTCGCTCTCTGAGCCTCTTCTAAAGCAAACTGAAGCTCCTGATTCTTGTGCCTCAACTTGGCCACTTCGCATTTGTACCGGCTGTCACTCTCGCTCAGGTGGCGCTGGTAGTCGTCCAGGGCCGCTTTGAGCTGGGACAGCTCGAATACTTTATCTGAAAGCTGAAaatttgaaataataataatgggcCTCATTATTCTACCCAAAACAAGTTATCTAATAAGTCAATTAATAAGATCTGGTTAGATGGAAACAAAATCTCATTCATTGCACAGAAGTCAAGATTATAAGACAGTATTTAATCAGATAAACAACCACAATGCTaactaaacaaaaatatacattAAGTAATCAGAGATTACTTATcactaacaaaaacaaaaaaaattgagattatGGGACATGTACTTAGTTAGCATTAACGTAAGGTCACTAAAAGTAGCCCCATGTACTTTGTCAGCGTGTAAATTAAAACAAGTGGTCCAGTATGGGGTCcctgtttcccataaagttttaagtcataatgtattgtttttcatattatcattagtcataaaactgaaaccgttaacatttcaggattttcgttaggttatcctatagataggttaggttaggtttgttttatggcaatcctgaaaagtgaagcgtttctgaattaaatggattatgactaacgaaaattcgggcaaacaatacattatggcttaaaactatttgggaaacaatagagacccggtcAGGTATACGTGACTACGTATAAATGATCATTTAATAAGTTACTGAAAATTGTGATTTCCACCAAAATATTATCTCTTATGAAGCTTATCTCATAATTTATGAAGCAGCAATCAAAacgaaaattatatatttacacaaATGATAATGTGGAATGATTCACTCCACTCTTGTATAACATGCAAGATAAGCGGCATATGGTgttaaattaagttaaattattaagttaatattatattccagTCTAATTCAAtagaataaacaaaacaaatggtTATTAGCAGTAGGCATAGCAATGGCTACTGAAAAAACTTTATATTTTAGTCCTATTTAGAGTATAGTCTTATTGTAAAGTGTCAATATTGCAAAAATAACTGGGACTGTAatcagtattttaatattttgatgGAGTTGTGTAAGAGCAATGTTTAAGGATGAGACATAGTAGGGCATtgtcacttaactgtgcacctttaacggccggttagcaatcgttacaaaactgacggtcaatgtcagatcccatgtcaggaatgtaacggttagacgttactgaaacacaacttaagtcgcgctttaaggtgcacagttaagtgaaaatgctcaCTTATCAAACCATGAGATGAAGAAACTTGCATTCAGTTAAAAAGTAAGGAGGGCTTCACCACCTGCTGCACAGAACAACTATGTATGTACTCTTAAATTTAACTGATTGGTAAGTTACCTGTGAAGCATACTGTGCATTCTCCATGATCTTCTTCTGGAGCTCTTCCTGCAGTATACCGGTGTCCAGCGGTGGGGCACTGCTGGTAGCGGCTGGCTTGTCATCTTTACTCTTTGCCTTCTTTGAAGATTTTgtctataaaatatatataccaaAAATCTGGATAATTCTGTAAAATACTAATAGGTACTGCAATTTTCTTGACACAaaataatgttaattgcaaatTAATACAAATAGTTTGAACTGCTCAACAAATGCACCATAAAAACAATTACCtacttgtaataaaaataactaatgtacttttatttaattctacATTTGTTTGTATGCTTGGTTGCATTCATTTTAATTGATTACTTAAATTTGATTAACATGTTTGGCATTGAATTAATCTTTCCCAACTGACCTGTAACAGCTCGAGTTCATCTTGCAACACAGACACGCGCCGCGTTAACTGCTGATTCCTAAACGTGAGTGAATCTATCTCCAACTCCCCTTTCCTCAGTGCTTTCTCCTTCTCCTTCAAACTCTCCCTCAACTCGTTAGACTTCGCTTGCTCATCTAGCACGCCCTTCTTTAACACTTTAACGTGAACTCGCAACTGTAACGGAAACAACAGATTTACAAATTGCCGACTACAGTGCCTCGTACGTAAGAAACACCTGTACCTTCGAATATTCCGTTGCcaatttttggtatttagcctgGATGTCACCCGTAGGTAACCCTTCCATGGCCGTATTTCACGTAGATGCAGACATTACTATTTAACGAATGATTAAACAGCGTAGTTGCTTAACAAAATGTTGTTAAAACACCCACTTTCTTGTGAAAGAAATGACAAGACACAACATACGCAAATTTGACATACCAGAGTAGCGAGTAAATCATCGTTTTGTGAAATCGATTCTTTTGATAGTGAGCTTAAACTGTGAAAAGCTgcgaactaaataataaaatctgGTTCGTTGTTACATAATCAACTATAAAAATTGCTTTAACTAATGCAATAACCACAAAATTAAGTAGTCTGCAGTATAATTCATAGCCCACTATCGagtaaagtgtaatgttttcttttctttttttgatGTTGCGCATCACTATTTATGTCATTACAGAGGTATTTTGAAGGTACGGTTAAATAAAAGCGCGTGTATAATCATTAGTCCAATTGAAAAATTTACGCACGATGCATTTGCTCTGGCAATGAGCTAACCGAT of Cydia amplana chromosome 17, ilCydAmpl1.1, whole genome shotgun sequence contains these proteins:
- the LOC134655953 gene encoding protein phosphatase 1 regulatory subunit 21, coding for MEGLPTGDIQAKYQKLATEYSKLRVHVKVLKKGVLDEQAKSNELRESLKEKEKALRKGELEIDSLTFRNQQLTRRVSVLQDELELLQTKSSKKAKSKDDKPAATSSAPPLDTGILQEELQKKIMENAQYASQLSDKVFELSQLKAALDDYQRHLSESDSRYKCEVAKLRHKNQELQFALEEAQRASGTPNRQPSQPCCNGDFLSEGGSLIGSEDALSSVDELNAVEQISAKAHATEQENQKLRMEYELLQMENESLKLEISKHVSASQRRRGDGHDSGDFNFYSETSVDGEGRLTGILGSVEVPFLLGHEIQTREDRMKTYFRNKISELKVENEQLRSKTEHYVKECEMLRTRFEEMERDRETDARTIEDKHKTISRLEEELHSTSRNYEEQMSVLSEHVAGLNEQLARQHDQIDQLKHQVSRRK